A single region of the Salvelinus fontinalis isolate EN_2023a unplaced genomic scaffold, ASM2944872v1 scaffold_0062, whole genome shotgun sequence genome encodes:
- the LOC129842729 gene encoding gastrula zinc finger protein XlCGF17.1-like, translating into MSSLNYSPLVKEEGVCWTEKEALGLNIVVKEEEDVKVKKEVEGDAVTVKEEEKDVTVKEEEDAFRVKEEEDVTVKEEAEEKEVDAVFGVKKEGEITVTLKDEEVEVGDLINTRERRDYRGSSGELQQPHDADEAEKSLCRSGHVKKHQQRSKGKKTHRCSDCGKSFVFSGQLKSHQRTHTGEKSYSCDQCGKSFTTFNNLMIHQRTHTGEKPYSCDQCGNSFVSSGLLTVHQRIHTGEKPYSCTQCGKSFTQLSNLISHQRIHTGEKPYSCTQCGRSFTQSTSLISHQRTHTGEKPYSCDECGKSFATSSNLTLHQRTHTGEKPFSCDECGKSFTTSSKLTLHYRTHTGEKPFSCSQCDKRYYDKCSLITHQKIHA; encoded by the exons atgagctccctaaactactcccctcttgttaaagaagagggggtctgctggacggagaaagaagctctggggctaaacattgtcgtgaaagaggaggaggatgtcaaAGTTAAAAAAGAAGTAGAGGGTGacgctgttacagtgaaagaagaagagaaagacgttacagtgaaagaagaggaagacgcattcagagtgaaagaggaagaggatgttacagtgaaagaagaggcggaagagaaagaggtggatgcagtttttggagtgaagaaggaaggggagattactgtcacattgaaagatgaagaggtggaggtaggagatctgattaacacca gagagagacgggactatcgtggatcctctggggagcttcaacaacctcatgatgctgacgaggcagagaagagtctctgcAGATCAGGACAcgtcaagaaacaccagcagagatccaAAGGAAAGAAAACTCaccgctgctctgactgtgggaagagttttgttttcTCAGGACAATTaaaatcacaccagagaacacacacaggagagaaatcatatagctgtgatcaatgtgggaagagttttactacatttaacaatctgatgatacaccagagaacacacacaggagagaaaccttatagctgtgatcaatgtgggaataGTTTTGTTTCATCTGGCCTTCTGACTGTACATCagagaatacatacaggagaAAAACCatatagctgtactcaatgtgggaagagttttactcagctaagcaacctgatatcacaccagagaatacacacaggagagaaaccttatagctgtactcaatgtgggaggagttttactcagtcaacaagcctgatatcacaccagagaacacacacaggagagaaaccttatagctgtgatgaatgtgggaagagttttgctacatctagcaatctgacactacaccagagaacacacacaggagagaaaccttttagctgtgatgaatgtgggaagagttttactacatctagcaaaCTGACTCtacactacagaacacacacaggagagaaaccttttagctgttctcaatgtgacaagagatactaTGATAAATGTTCTCTGATTacacatcagaaaatacatgcatga